TTTTTATCAAAGTCAGGTGTGTCCTTTGTTGAACCGAAAACTCTAGCCACTAGGACTGCGTCTGCCATGTTTACCGATCCATCCATATTTATATCCTCAATAACTTTGAATTTAGGATCTGATGTGCTGAGGTAAGCTGCAACCCATGCCAGTGAAGCATTATAGTTGGTATTTACTTCATTGGTGGACCATGATTCCACATGGTCAATATAACACTTTTGTGCAGGGTACTTATTTACCTTAAATCCAGCTCCCGAAGCCCATGGATCCTCACACCCTGAGTTGGGACCGCTGGAAAGAAATCCTGGAGGCACTGATGGCAAAATTGGATCTATCTGAGGAGCAAAGTACCTATGATGAGGATATTGAACTGGGTTTTCTCCATAACCGGAAACGTAGCACTTAACCATTGCATTGCGTCCCATCAAATAGTCCATGGATTCAGTCAATCCGTTCAAGTATTTGGCATCGTTACTAAAGTCATATGCGTAAGCCATAATAATAGCCTTATTTAAAACAAATGAGTTGGAACCCCACGGATAGCCGTTTATCTCTTCAGTCGTACCTGTTAAATTAGTGTAATAGGTAGTTTCGGCTATAGGTATGCCATATCCCTCTTTTTTCTGGATTTCTATGTATGAATCTGCCGCTTTTATTATATTGACTACAGCAGAATCAAAATCCAACTCGAAATGTAATGCAAGGGAAATAGTACCCAGTCCCCCTGTAGAAGACCTGTCGAAACATCCAGGTATGCCATCAAATTCACCTGTTAAAACATCGGGAATATCAAAACACTTGCTATAACTTTTAAGATCTGCAAGATAATTGGTGTTACTGGTGGTAATATACATTTCACATGCAGCCCAATAGAAATCATCTTCTACATAATTATCATTATATGAATATAGACCAGCTGGTACGTAAGGACTGAAAATTGCCGGGTTTGCCTTGGCTGCTGTATATGCCCTTTCTGAAGCAGAAAGACATTTATCGGCAAAAACAGGATCAATGTCTTTCCATATGCGTGCCGCTTGAGCCGCACAGGCAGCCAGATTTAATGTTGCTGCAGTTGTTGGAGGATAGTACACCCTTAATGCGGAATCGTTATGAGGAAGCAATCCCAAAAGGGGCCAGTTTTCACTGGTTATTTTGGATACTGCCATACCTGCCCTGTCGTACCCTTCGGGTATCTGCATCTTAAGCATCCATTCCATTTCCCATCGAGTCTCATCCAGTAAGTCATTTATTCCATTTCCGCTTTCAGGAATATTAAGTTTTCCGTCACTAAAGTTATCAGCAGAATTTCTGTTTTTGGAATGCTCATAAAGGTTCTGCAGCATCCATAAAGAAAAACCACCGCCAACTGTGTACTTGCCGTAGTCTGAACTGTCATACCATCCGCCTGTTCCGTCAATGCTGGCAGGTCCGGTATAGCCCCTTCCGGAGACCCCTTTAGCCATATCATTTGTGTGACCGGCTTGACGTGCCCATTTGCTTTCAACACAATATGGCATTCTAATATCAACACCGCTTCTTGCGTGATAAAAGTACTTAAGGGCATCGTGTTTCATGTTGGAATATATATCAGGACCTATATCAAACGGATAGCTGTTTGCTTCACCTGCTACCAATCGGTATCCCTTACCCGGTTCGGTAAATTGGGAAAAGTTGATTATATGGACCCTTTCACCAGAGGCACTATCTATTCCGTCCGGCCCTTTACCTTCGAAGGGTATTGTTTTACCTGAAGCAACTACAGCTCCTGAGCTGTCCTTTAACTGCCAATCTAGTGGTTCGACAGCACTGCCCTCAACATTTAAAGTGGCTTTTTTAGCACCACTCGGAAGATAGCCCAACTGATTAACACGAATA
The Pseudobacteroides sp. genome window above contains:
- a CDS encoding glycoside hydrolase family 9 protein translates to MFKKLTIAGMALFTFMAVKVSCNAGELLQTTNFRSGVSLPWVLEESNENNAYSFVKNEKYVVHMDMKGYNKWDVQIKHKNITLQTGHQYTVKFSVTSDKSTKFYAKIGDSGEPYGEAWNNNWNPFNIIAGQQLSVTQTFIPQKDYKNAEFAFHLGGELAGSLPVEIQFISMSLTEPGPTPSPTPTPTPPKDIRVNQLGYLPSGAKKATLNVEGSAVEPLDWQLKDSSGAVVASGKTIPFEGKGPDGIDSASGERVHIINFSQFTEPGKGYRLVAGEANSYPFDIGPDIYSNMKHDALKYFYHARSGVDIRMPYCVESKWARQAGHTNDMAKGVSGRGYTGPASIDGTGGWYDSSDYGKYTVGGGFSLWMLQNLYEHSKNRNSADNFSDGKLNIPESGNGINDLLDETRWEMEWMLKMQIPEGYDRAGMAVSKITSENWPLLGLLPHNDSALRVYYPPTTAATLNLAACAAQAARIWKDIDPVFADKCLSASERAYTAAKANPAIFSPYVPAGLYSYNDNYVEDDFYWAACEMYITTSNTNYLADLKSYSKCFDIPDVLTGEFDGIPGCFDRSSTGGLGTISLALHFELDFDSAVVNIIKAADSYIEIQKKEGYGIPIAETTYYTNLTGTTEEINGYPWGSNSFVLNKAIIMAYAYDFSNDAKYLNGLTESMDYLMGRNAMVKCYVSGYGENPVQYPHHRYFAPQIDPILPSVPPGFLSSGPNSGCEDPWASGAGFKVNKYPAQKCYIDHVESWSTNEVNTNYNASLAWVAAYLSTSDPKFKVIEDINMDGSVNMADAVLVARVFGSTKDTPDFDKKCDLNNDGTINVSDIVKLALKFGYTYNI